From the genome of Patagioenas fasciata isolate bPatFas1 chromosome 17, bPatFas1.hap1, whole genome shotgun sequence, one region includes:
- the PITPNB gene encoding phosphatidylinositol transfer protein beta isoform: protein MVLIKEFRVVLPCSVQEYQVGQLYSVAEASKNETGGGEGIQVLKNEPYEKDGEKGQYTHKIYHLKSKVPGFVRMIAPEGSLVFHEKAWNAYPYCRTIVTNEYMKDDFFIKIETWHKPDLGTSENVHNLDPNTWKSVEIVHIDIADRTQVEPGDYKADEDPALFQSVKTKRGPLGPNWKKELATDEECPKMCAYKLVTIKFKWWGLQNKVENFIQKQEKRIFTNFHRQLFCWIDKWIDLTMEDIRRMEDETQKELEALRNQGQVRGTSAANDE, encoded by the exons ATGGTGCTGATCAAGGAATT CCGAGTGGTTTTACCTTGCTCCGTGCAAGAG TATCAAGTTGGGCAACTTTACTCTGTGGCAGAAGCTAGCAAAAATGAAACAGGAGGTGGTGAAGGAATTCAAGTCTTAAAAAATGAGCCTTATGAAAAGGATGGCGAGAAGGGACAATACACTCACAAAATCTACCATTTAAAGAG taaAGTTCCAGGTTTTGTAAGGATGATTGCTCCAGAAGGCTCCCTGGTGTTCCACGAGAAGGCCTGGAATGCGTATCCCTACTGCAGAACAA TTGTGACG AATGAATACATGAAAGATGATTTCTTCATAAAAATTGAGACCTGGCATAAACCGGATTTGGGGACATCAGAGAAC GTGCACAATTTAGATCCAAACACATGGAAGAGTGTTGAAATTGTCCATATTGACATTGCAGATAGAACTCAAGTAGAACCAGGA GACTACAAAGCTGATGAAGACCCTGCGTTATTCCAGTCGGTTAAGACGAAGAGAGGACCTTTGGGGCCAAACTGGAAG AAAGAGCTGGCAACTGATGAAGAGTGTCCTAAAATGTGTGCTTACAAGTTGGTGACTATCAAATTTAAATGGTGGGGACTGCAGAACAAAGTTGAGAACTTTATACAAAAG caagaaaaaaggATATTTACCAACTTTCATCGCCAGCTGTTCTGTTGGATTGACAAGTGGATTGATTTGACTATGGAAGACATCAGGAGGATGGAGGATGAAacccagaaggagctggaggcG TTACGTAATCAAGGCCAAGTCAGAGGAACAAGTGCTGCCAATGATGAATGA